Within the Micromonospora citrea genome, the region CGGGGCAGCTCCAGCTGGTCGGACAGCTCGTCCACGGTCATCCGGCGCGGGTTCGCGGCGGCCAGCATGGCGATCCGCAGCGCCATGTCGGTGGACCGGTTGAGCTTCACGTACCGACCCTAGCCAGCGCGGACACCGGCCACCACGGGCCGACGGGCCAGGTTTGTGATCCAGGCGACCCTCGACCCGGGACCTTCGACCCTGAAGAGGTATCTCGAATTCCTGTTTTGCTGACAGGGCCCGAGCGGTTCAGCCCAGAAGGAGACAAGTCGTGCTCTCGGAGTCCTCAGCAGCAGTGGTGACGGCGACCCTGCCCGCCGTGCAGGCGCACGGCGAGGCGATCACCGGCCGGTTCTACCAGCGGATGTTCGACGCCCATCCCGAGCTGCTCGACATCTTCAACCGCGGCAACCAGGCCACCGGGGCGCAGAAGGCCGCGCTCGCGGCGGCCGTGGTCGCGTACGCGGAGCACCTGACCGGCGGCAGCGACGCGCCGTGGGGCCCGATCCTCGACCGGATCGCGCACAAGCACGCCTCCCTCGGCATCACCCCCGCCCAGTACACGATCGTCGGCCGCCACCTGCTCGCCGCCGTCGGCGAGGTGCTCGGCGACGCGGTCACCCCGGAGGTCGCCGCCGCCTGGGACGAGGTGTACTGGCTGCTGGCCTGCGAACTGGTCGCGCGGGAGGCCCGCCTCTACCTCGGGGCCGGGCTCGACGAGGGCGGATCGGTGTGGCGGGACTGGCGGGTCACCGGCCGGGTCGCCGAGGCCCTGGACGTCGTCTCGTTCACCCTGGTCCCGGCCGACGGCGGCCCGGTGCCCACCTTCGTCCCCGGCCAGTACGCCTCGGTCGCCGTCGACCTGGACGGCGGTCGCGGGCAGCAGATCCGCCAGTACAGCCTCTCCGGCCGGCCCGGGGCCGACCACTGGCGGATCACCGTGAAGCGGGTCCGCGGCGTCGACGGCGCCCCCGACGGCATGGTCTCCACCTTCCTGCACGAGCACGTTGCCGAGGGCGACGTCCTGCGGCTCAGCCCGCCCTTCGGCGAGGTCTGCGCGGTCGCCGGCGAGGGCCCGCTGCTGCTGGTCAGCGCCGGGATCGGGCTGACCCCCGCGATGGCCGCGCTGGAGCACCTGGCGGCCACCGAGCCGCAGCGCCCGGTGGTGCTGGTGCACGCCGACCGGGCCGGCGCGGCGCACGCGTTCCGCGGCGAGCTGCCGCGCCTGCACGCCGCGCTGCCCAACCTGCGGACCGCGCTCTGGTACGAGGACGTCACCGACGCCGAGGTCGCCGGGCTGACCGCCGAGGTGGCCGGCGGTCGCGTCGACCCGGCCCTGATCCCGCTCTCCCCCGACGCCCACGTGCACCTCTGCGGGCCGCTGCCGTTCATGAACGTCGTCCGCGGTGGCCTGCTGCGCCGGGGCGTGCCGGCGGAGCGGATCGCCTACGAGGTGTTCGGGCCGGGCATGCTCCGCGACGACCGGGCCTGACACATCGTCGCGTCGCGGTGACGGGCGGTGGGGCGGTTCGCCCCGCCGCCCGCCGACCGGTCCACAACCGACTGAGCCGCCCGTCAGGAGAAGTCGATGATCTAGAGGTTAGGAGGAGAAGTCGAGGGTAGGGACTTCGCATGCGGGTCCTTGGCATCAACGCGATCTTTCACGATCCGGCGGCTGCTCTGGTGGTCGACGGCCGGGTGGTGGCCGCCGCCGAAGAGGAGCGGTTCAGCCGTCGTAAGCACGGCAAACGTCCCCTCGCGTTCTCCGCGTGGGAGCTGCCCGAACTCTCCGCCGCCTGGTGCCTGGCCAGCGCCGGGATCGACGTTGACGACCTCGACGCGGTCGCGTACTCCTTCGATCCCGGGCTCTGCCGCCCCGCGGACAGCCTCGGGCTGAGCGACCCCTGGGACTGGCTGCGCGTCGAGTACGCCCAGCGCGCCCCGCAGTTCCTCGCCGCCGCACTGCCCGGGCTGGACCCGGCGAAGGTGCGGTTCGTGCCGCACCACGTGGCGCACGCCGCGTCCGCCGGCCTGGCCGCCCCGAGCGGCGGCGACGACACGGCGGTGCTGGTCCTGGACGGGCGCGGCGAGGTCGCCAGCCACCTGGCCGGCGTCTACACCGACGGGCTGCTGCGGCCGCTGCACTCCCAGGAGCTGCCGCACTCGCTCGGCCTGCTCTACGAGGACCTCACCCGACACCTCGGCTTCCTGCACTCCAGCGACGAGTACAAGGTGATGGCGCTGGCCTCCTACGGCCGGCCTAAGCACCTCGGCCTGCTGCGCGAGCTGGTCCGGGTCACCCCGGAGGGCGGCTTCGCCGTCGACCGGATCGACTGGGGCGGCATGGCCAAGGCCCGCGCCGCCGACGACGAGATGACCGACGACCACGCCGACCTGGCCGCCAGCGTGCAGGCCCGGCTGGAGGAGGTGACCCTCGACCTGGCCCGCTGGCTGCACGACGCCTCGGGCGGCGCGTCCACCCTGGCCATGGCCGGCGGGGTGGCGCTCAACTGCGTGGCCAACGCGCGCCTCGCCGCCGAGGGCCCGTACCGGAACGTCTGGGTGCAGCCCGCCGCCGGGGACGCCGGCACGGCGCTCGGCGCGGCCCTGCACGTCGCCCGCGACCTGGGCGACCGGGCCACCCCGATGGCCGGGGCGGACCTCGGGCGGGGCTGGACCGACGAGAAGCTGGAGGCGGAGCTGCGCCGCGCCGCGCTGCCGTACTTCCGGCCCGACTCGATCGCCGCCGAGGCCGCCCGGGTGCTGGCCGACAACGGCATCGTCGCCTGGTACCAGGGCCGCAGCGAGTACGGCCCCCGGGCGCTGGGGCACCGCTCCCTGCTCGCCCACCCCGGCGACCCGGCCACCACCGCCCGGATGAACGACGTCAAGGGGCGCGAGCAGTTCCGCCCGATCGCCCCGATGGTCCGCGCCGAACGGTTCGCGGAGATCTTCGAGGGCGTCTTCCCCAGCCCGTACATGCTCTTCGTGCACCGGGTGAAGCCGCAGTGGCGCGACCGCATCCCCGCCGTCACCCACGTGGACGGCACGGCCCGGGTGCAGACCGTGCACGACGAGACCGAGCCGCTGGTCGCCGAGATGCTGGCCGGGTTCGAGCGGCTGACCGGGCTGCCCGTCGTGGTGAACACCTCGCTGAACACGGCGGGACGGCCGATGGTCGACACCCCGCGCGAGGCGATGGAGCTGTTCGGCTCGGCCCCCGTGGAACTGCTGGCGCTCGGCCCCTTCGCGGTGCGGCGCGGCGCGCTGGGCGGTGCCCGGTGATCAGCATCGTGGTGCCCACCCTCGGCCGGCCCAGCCTCGCGGCGCTGCTGGACGCGCTCGCCGCCCAGGTCGGCGAACTGCCCGACCCGGAGATCCTGCTCGTCGACGACCGCCGCGAATCGACCGACGAACTGGCCGTGCCCGAGGCGCTGGCCGCGTACGCCAAGGTGCTGACCGGCCCCGGCGCGGGGCCGGCGGCGGCCCGCAACGTCGGCTGGCGCGCCGCCCGTTCCCCCTGGATCGTCTTCCTCGACGACGACGTCGTCCCGGCGCCGGACTGGGCCCGCCGGCTCCTCGCGGACCTGCGGGTCGGCGACCTGGTCGGCGGGGTGCAGGGCCGGGTCCACGTGCCGCTGCCCGAGCACCGGCGGCCGACCGACTGGGAACGCGGCACCGCCGGGCTAGCCGAGGGCGAGTGGATCACTGCGGACATGGCCTACCGGAGGGACGCGCTGGCCGACGCGGGCGGGTTCGACGAACGCTTCCCGCGCGCCTACCGGGAGGACGCCGAACTGGCCCACCGGGTGCGGCGCGTCGGCTGGGACCTGGTCCGCGGCGAACGGGCGGTGACCCATCCGGTGCGCCCCGAGGACCGCTGGGTGAGCCTGCGGGTCCAGCGCGGCAACGCCGACGACGCGCTGCTGCGCCGGCTCTACGGCCCGCACTGGCGCACCGACCTGCGGCTGCCGACCGGCCGGCGGCACCGACACGTCGCCGTCACGGCGGCCGGCGCGCTCGCCCTGGCCGCCGCCGCGCTGCGGCCCCTCGCCCGCGGCACGAACCGCACCGTGCTCGGCGGCGCCGCCGTGGCCGGGACGCTCGGCTGGGCGGCCGGCACCGCCGAATTCGCGCGCGCCCGGATCGCACCCGGCCCCCGGACCGCCGACGAGGTCGCCACCATGCTGGTGACCAGCGCGGCGATCCCGCCCCTGGCGGTGACGCACTGGGTACGCGGCTGGTGGCGCAGCCGCGCGCAGCGCCCGGGGACGGGCCGATGACGACCACCTCCCCCGCCCGGTCCGGCCTGGGCGGCGCCGGTCGACGCCTGTTCGACGCGGTGTTGCTGGATCGGGACGGGACGTTGATCGAGGACGTGCCGTACAACGGTGATCCGGAGAAGGTGCGTGCGGTGCCGGGTGCGCGGGTGGCGTTGGATCGGTTGCGGGCTGCGGGGTTGCGGTTGGCGGTGGTGACGAATCAGTCGGGTTTGGCGCGGGGGTTGTTTTCGGAGGGGCAGTTGCGGGCGGTGCATGCGCGGGTGGAGCGGTTGTTGGGGCGGTTCGACGCGTGGTTGGTGTGTCCGCATGAGGAGGGTGCGGGGTGTGGGTGTCGTAAGCCGGCGCCGGGGTTGGTGTGGGCGGCGGCGCGGGAGTTGGGGACGGTGCCGTCGCGGTGTGTGGTGGTGGGGGACATCGGTCGGGATGTGGTGGCGGCGTCGGCGGCGGGGGCGTCGGGGGTTTTGGTGCCGACGGCGGTGACGCGGGCCGGTGAGGTGGCGGCGGCGGCGCGGGTGGTGGGGGATTTGTCGGGGGCGGTGGCGGAGATTCTGGGTCGGCAGGCGGCGGTGGATCCGGCCAGTTACGGGGGTGTGCGGCGGGGGGTGGGGACGGTGTTGGTGGTGCGGTCGGATTCGGCTGGGGATGTGTTGGTGACGGGTCCGGCGGTGCGGGCGGTGGCGGCGGGTGCGGGGCGGGTGGTGATGTTGTGTGGGCCTCGGGGGCGGGCGGCGGCGGAGTTGTTGCCGGGTGTCGATGAGGTGATCGAGCATCGGTTGCCGTGGATTGATCCGAGTCCGGGGGTGGTTGATCCGGTCGACATGCGGTTGCTCGTGGATCGGTTGGCGGCGGTGGGGGCGGACGAGGCGGTGGTGTTCACCAGTTTCCATCAGTCGCCGTTGCCGTTGGCGTTGTTGTTGCGGTTGGCGGGTGTGTCGCGGGTCAGTGCGATCAGTGACGACTATCCGGGTTCGTTGTTGGACGTGCGGCATCGGGTTCCGGTGGGGGTGCCGGAGCCGGAGCGGGCTCTGTCGTTGGCCGCCGCGGCGGGTTTCGCCCTGGCGCCCGACGACGAACCCGCCCTACGCCTGCGCCCCGAGGTCCTCGACCGGCCGGACGGCGACGTGCCGCACCCGGCGCTCGCCGAACCCGGCTACGTGGTGGTGCACCCGGGCGCGTCCGTGCCGGCCCGGGCGTGCCCGCCGCGCCGGTGCGCCGAGATCGTCGCCGCGCTGGTCGCCGCCGGTCACCGGGTGGTGGTCACGGGCGGACCGGACGAGCGCGAGCTGACCGCCCTCGTCGCCGGGGACACCGCCGTCGACCTCGGTGGGCGGACCGGGCTGGCGGGGCTGGCGCGGGTGCTCGCCCGGGCCGGCTGCGTCGTGGTCGGCAACACCGGGCCCGCCCACCTGGCGGCCGCCGTCGGCACGCCGGTGGTCAGCCTCTTCGCGCCGACCGTCCCGTTCGGGCAGTGGGGCCCCTGGCGGGTGCCGACCGTACGGCTCGGCGACGCCGACGCCCCCTGCCGGGACACCCGGGCCGCCCGCTGCCCCGTGCCCGACCACCCCTGCCTCACCGGGCTCGACCCGGCCGAGGTGGTGGACGCCGTACGCGTCCTGACGCCCCCGTCCCCCACCTGAGCGCCGTCCGGCTCCGTCCGCCCACCACCCGTGTTCCACCTGCTGAGGAGAGGCATGAACATCCTGCTCTGGCACGTGCACGGCTCCTGGACCACCTCGTTCGTGCACGGCCGACACCGCTACCTGATCCCCGTCACACCCGACCGCGGCCCCTACGGCCTCGGCCGCGCCCGCACCTACCCCTGGCCCGACAACGCCACCGAAGTGACCCCCGACGACCTCGCCACCACCGACATCGACCTGATCATCCTGCAACGCCCCGAAGAACACGACCTCGCCCACCAATGGCTACACCGCCGCCCCGGCCACCACATCCCCACCATCTACGTCGAACACAACACCCCCAAGGACGGCAACGTCCCCCACAGCCGCCACCCCATGGCCGACCGCGACGACCTCCTCATCGCCCACGTCACCCACTTCAACCACCTCTTCTGGGACACCGGCACCACCCGCACCACAGTGATCGACCACGGCATCGTCCCGCCCCGGGTCGAGTGGAGCGGCGAGACGGAGCGGCTGGCGGTGGTGACCAACGAACCGGTACGCCGCTGGCGGGTCACCGGCACCGACCTCATGCCGCGCTTCGCGCGGGTCGCCCCCCTGGACGTCTTCGGCATGGGGGTGGCCGGGCTGCCCGACGCGCTCGCCGCGACCGGCGCGGCCGGCCTGCCGGTGACCGGGTACGACGACCTGCCGCAGGACCGGATGCACGTCGAGGTCGCCCGGCGGCGGGCGTACCTGCACCTGTGCCGGTGGACGTCGCTGGGGCTGAGCCTCATCGAGGCGATGGCGATGGGAATGCCGGTGATCGCGCTGGCGACCACCGAGGCGGTGGACGCGGTGCCGCCCGACGCGGGGGTGCTCTCCACCCGGGTGGACACCCTCGTCGAGGCGGCCCAGTGGCTGATGACGGACCACGACGCGGCAACCCGGCTGGGGTCGCGGGGTCGCGAGGTGGCGAAGGAACGCTTCGGACTCGACCGCTTCCTGGCGGACTGGGACCGGCTGATCGAGGAGGAAACATGCGCATCGCGATGATCTCGGAGCACGCCAGCCCACTCGCCGTTCTCGGCGAGGAGGACGCCGGCGGGCAGAACACGCACGTGGCGGAGCTGGCCGCCGCGCTGGTCGGCGAGGGGCACGATGTACGTGTCTACACCCGCCGGGACTCCCCCGCCCTGCCCGACACCGTGCCCACGGCGGAGGGCTACCGGGTGTGCCACGTGCCGGCCGGCCCGGCGCTGCGGGTGCCGAAGGACGAGCTGCTGCCGCACATGGGTGAGTTCGGGCGCTGGCTGGCCGGCCAGTGGCGCGACGGCGACTGGACGCCGGACGTGGCGCACGCCCACTTCTGGATGAGCGGCCTGGCCACGCTGCACGCCGGCCGGCGCACCGGCGTGCCGGTGGTGCTGACCTACCACGCCCTCGGCGCGGTCAAGCGGCGGCACCAGGGCCACCGGGACACAAGTCCACCAGGCCGGATCGGCTACGAGCGGGCCCTGGGACGGGCTGCCGACCGGGTCATCGTGCAGTGCCAGGACGAGATCGGCGAGCTGGTCCGCCTCGGCGTGCCCCGGTCCCGGATGGCGCTGGTCCCCTCCGGGGTCAACCAGGAGATGTTCCGTCCCGACGGGCCGGCCGTCCCCCGCGACCCGGCCCGCCCCCGGATCATCACCGTCGGTCGGATGGTGGAGCGCAAGGGCTTCCAGGACGTCGTCCGGGCCCTGCCGGCCGTACCCGACGCGGAGTGCGCGGTGGTCGGCGGCCCGCCGGCCGAACTGCTCCCCGCCGACGGCTTCGCCCGCCGGCTCGGCACGCTGGCCGAGTCCTGCGGGGTGGCCGACCGGGTGAAGCTGGTCGGCGCCGTGCCCCGCGAGGAGATGGGTCGCTGGTACCGCTCGGCCGACATCCTGGTCGCCGCCCCCTGGTACGAGCCGTTCGGGCTCACCCCGCTGGAGGCGATGGCGTGCGGCGTGCCGGTGATCGGGTCGAACGTGGGCGGCATCGCCGACACGGTGGTCCACGGGCTGACCGGCGACCTCGTGCCGCCCCGGGACCCCCGGGCGCTGGGCACCGCGATCCGTCGGCTGCTCGCCGACAAGGTCCGCCGCTTCGCGTACGCCACGGCGGCGCTGGACCGGATCCGCAGCCGGTACTCGTGGAAGCGCTGCGCCGAGCAGCTCGGCGCGGTCTACGCCGCGGTCAGCACCGTCGGCCGTCCCGCCTCGGCGGTGGCGTGATGACCATGTCGCTCTCCACTCTCGACACGCACCTGGCCAACCTCGCGGCGGCGCTGCTGCCGTACCGGCAGGAGGCCGAGCGGCTCAGCGCGTGGGGCACCGAGGTGGCCTGGACCCTGGCCCGGGGCGGCCGGCTGCTGGTGGCCGGCAACGGCGGCAGCGCCGCCGAAGCCCAACACCTCACCGCCGAACTCGTCGGCAAACTCCGCGACGACCGCCAACCCCTCTCCGCCATCGCCCTGCACGCCGAAACCAGCGCCCTCACCGCCATCGGCAACGACTACGGCTACGACGAAGTCTTCGCCCGCCAGGTCCGCGCCCACGGCCGCCCCGGCGACATCCTCCTACTCATGTCCACCAGCGGCACCAGCACCAACCTCCTCACCGCCGCCCACGCCGCCCACGACACCGGACTACGAACCTGGGCCCTCACCGGACCCACCCCCAACCCCCTCGCCGACGCCTGCCACGACGTCCTCGCCGTCCCCTCACCCGACAGCCAGGTCGTCCAGGAACTCCACCTCGTCACCAGCCACCTCCTCTGCGAGTACGTGGACCAGGCGCTGCCGATGGTGCGCGGCCTGCCGCGGCTGGCCCCGCCGGCCCCGCGCGGCGTCGGCCCCGCCGACCGGTTCGGTCTGGACGGTCGCGCGCTGACCGCCGCCGGCCGCGGCGCCAACGGCCACGGCCGCAACGGCCACGGCGCGAACGGCAACGGCCCAGCCGGCAGCACCGCGAACGGCCGAGCCGCGAACGGCGGCGCCATCGACGGCCACGGCCCCGACGGACACGCCGTGATCGGCAGCGCGACGAACGGCCACGGCCGGAACGGCAATGCCACGAACGGACGCGACCCTGACGGCCACGGCCCGAACGGCAGCGCCGCGAACGGCCACGGTCCGAACGGCTCCGGGCGCCGGCGCGACGGGACGGCGTCGTGAGCGGCGCGCTGGTGGTGGTCGGCGACGCCCTGCTGGACCGGGACGTGGTGGGCGCGGTCGACCGCGTCTGCCCGGACGCGCCGGTGCCGGTGCTCGACGAGCGGTCGGCCACGGACCGGCCCGGCGGGGCGGGGCTCGCCGCGCTGCTCGCCGCCGCCCAGGGAGCCGACGTCGCCCTGGTGACCGCGCTCGCCGACGACCCGGCGGCCGCCCGCCTCGCCGAGCTGCTGACCGCCGCCGGGGTGCGGCTCCTCCCGCTGCGGATGCCCGGCGCGACGCCGGAGAAGATCCGGCTGCGCGCCGGCGGGCAGACCCTGCTGCGCCTCGACCGGGGCGGCGGGCCGCAGGCCCCCGCCGAGCCGCCCGAGGCGGCCCTGGAGGCGATCGCGGGCGCCGGGGCGATCCTGGCCAGCGACTACGGGCGGGGCCTGCTGCGGCAGCCGACGTTGCGCGCGGCACTGGCCGAGGCGTCCGCGCCGGTGGTCTGGGATCCCCACCCCCGGGGGCCGGCGGCGGTCCCCGGGGCCCGGCTGACCACGCCGAACCTGGCCGAGCTGCGCCAGCTCACCGGGGACGCCGGGGGCGGCACCCCGCTCTCCACCGCCACCCGTGCCGGGCAGGAGCTGCGCCGTCGGTGGCGGGTCGGGGCGGTCGCCGTGACGATGGGCGCGGACGGTGCGGTGCTCTGCCACTCGGGCGGCACCCCGCTGGTGGTGCCGCCGCCCTCCGGAGTGGACGAGGCGGAGGACACCTGCGGCGCCGGGGACCGGTTCGCCGCCGCCGCGGCCACCGCGCTGGCCGGCGGGGCGGTGGCCGCCGAGGCCGTCGCCGAGGCCGTCGCCGCCGCGTCGGCGTACG harbors:
- a CDS encoding glycosyltransferase family 2 protein is translated as MISIVVPTLGRPSLAALLDALAAQVGELPDPEILLVDDRRESTDELAVPEALAAYAKVLTGPGAGPAAARNVGWRAARSPWIVFLDDDVVPAPDWARRLLADLRVGDLVGGVQGRVHVPLPEHRRPTDWERGTAGLAEGEWITADMAYRRDALADAGGFDERFPRAYREDAELAHRVRRVGWDLVRGERAVTHPVRPEDRWVSLRVQRGNADDALLRRLYGPHWRTDLRLPTGRRHRHVAVTAAGALALAAAALRPLARGTNRTVLGGAAVAGTLGWAAGTAEFARARIAPGPRTADEVATMLVTSAAIPPLAVTHWVRGWWRSRAQRPGTGR
- a CDS encoding PfkB family carbohydrate kinase; the protein is MVVGDALLDRDVVGAVDRVCPDAPVPVLDERSATDRPGGAGLAALLAAAQGADVALVTALADDPAAARLAELLTAAGVRLLPLRMPGATPEKIRLRAGGQTLLRLDRGGGPQAPAEPPEAALEAIAGAGAILASDYGRGLLRQPTLRAALAEASAPVVWDPHPRGPAAVPGARLTTPNLAELRQLTGDAGGGTPLSTATRAGQELRRRWRVGAVAVTMGADGAVLCHSGGTPLVVPPPSGVDEAEDTCGAGDRFAAAAATALAGGAVAAEAVAEAVAAASAYVAAGGAAGLHREPPPSRPSAAAPGPADELVARVRADGGTLVATGGCFDILHAGHVATLQAARRLGDALVVCLNSDRSVRGLKGPDRPLHGEADRARLLAALDCVDAVVVFDEPTPHAVLSRLRPDVWVKGGDYAGDDAPELPEAELVRGWGGRVVTVPYLAGRSTTATITAARRRGGQLTRGAA
- a CDS encoding carbamoyltransferase family protein — protein: MRVLGINAIFHDPAAALVVDGRVVAAAEEERFSRRKHGKRPLAFSAWELPELSAAWCLASAGIDVDDLDAVAYSFDPGLCRPADSLGLSDPWDWLRVEYAQRAPQFLAAALPGLDPAKVRFVPHHVAHAASAGLAAPSGGDDTAVLVLDGRGEVASHLAGVYTDGLLRPLHSQELPHSLGLLYEDLTRHLGFLHSSDEYKVMALASYGRPKHLGLLRELVRVTPEGGFAVDRIDWGGMAKARAADDEMTDDHADLAASVQARLEEVTLDLARWLHDASGGASTLAMAGGVALNCVANARLAAEGPYRNVWVQPAAGDAGTALGAALHVARDLGDRATPMAGADLGRGWTDEKLEAELRRAALPYFRPDSIAAEAARVLADNGIVAWYQGRSEYGPRALGHRSLLAHPGDPATTARMNDVKGREQFRPIAPMVRAERFAEIFEGVFPSPYMLFVHRVKPQWRDRIPAVTHVDGTARVQTVHDETEPLVAEMLAGFERLTGLPVVVNTSLNTAGRPMVDTPREAMELFGSAPVELLALGPFAVRRGALGGAR
- a CDS encoding glycosyltransferase — encoded protein: MNILLWHVHGSWTTSFVHGRHRYLIPVTPDRGPYGLGRARTYPWPDNATEVTPDDLATTDIDLIILQRPEEHDLAHQWLHRRPGHHIPTIYVEHNTPKDGNVPHSRHPMADRDDLLIAHVTHFNHLFWDTGTTRTTVIDHGIVPPRVEWSGETERLAVVTNEPVRRWRVTGTDLMPRFARVAPLDVFGMGVAGLPDALAATGAAGLPVTGYDDLPQDRMHVEVARRRAYLHLCRWTSLGLSLIEAMAMGMPVIALATTEAVDAVPPDAGVLSTRVDTLVEAAQWLMTDHDAATRLGSRGREVAKERFGLDRFLADWDRLIEEETCASR
- a CDS encoding glycosyltransferase; this translates as MRIAMISEHASPLAVLGEEDAGGQNTHVAELAAALVGEGHDVRVYTRRDSPALPDTVPTAEGYRVCHVPAGPALRVPKDELLPHMGEFGRWLAGQWRDGDWTPDVAHAHFWMSGLATLHAGRRTGVPVVLTYHALGAVKRRHQGHRDTSPPGRIGYERALGRAADRVIVQCQDEIGELVRLGVPRSRMALVPSGVNQEMFRPDGPAVPRDPARPRIITVGRMVERKGFQDVVRALPAVPDAECAVVGGPPAELLPADGFARRLGTLAESCGVADRVKLVGAVPREEMGRWYRSADILVAAPWYEPFGLTPLEAMACGVPVIGSNVGGIADTVVHGLTGDLVPPRDPRALGTAIRRLLADKVRRFAYATAALDRIRSRYSWKRCAEQLGAVYAAVSTVGRPASAVA
- a CDS encoding globin domain-containing protein; translation: MSNSCFADRARAVQPRRRQVVLSESSAAVVTATLPAVQAHGEAITGRFYQRMFDAHPELLDIFNRGNQATGAQKAALAAAVVAYAEHLTGGSDAPWGPILDRIAHKHASLGITPAQYTIVGRHLLAAVGEVLGDAVTPEVAAAWDEVYWLLACELVAREARLYLGAGLDEGGSVWRDWRVTGRVAEALDVVSFTLVPADGGPVPTFVPGQYASVAVDLDGGRGQQIRQYSLSGRPGADHWRITVKRVRGVDGAPDGMVSTFLHEHVAEGDVLRLSPPFGEVCAVAGEGPLLLVSAGIGLTPAMAALEHLAATEPQRPVVLVHADRAGAAHAFRGELPRLHAALPNLRTALWYEDVTDAEVAGLTAEVAGGRVDPALIPLSPDAHVHLCGPLPFMNVVRGGLLRRGVPAERIAYEVFGPGMLRDDRA
- a CDS encoding HAD-IIIA family hydrolase — protein: MTTTSPARSGLGGAGRRLFDAVLLDRDGTLIEDVPYNGDPEKVRAVPGARVALDRLRAAGLRLAVVTNQSGLARGLFSEGQLRAVHARVERLLGRFDAWLVCPHEEGAGCGCRKPAPGLVWAAARELGTVPSRCVVVGDIGRDVVAASAAGASGVLVPTAVTRAGEVAAAARVVGDLSGAVAEILGRQAAVDPASYGGVRRGVGTVLVVRSDSAGDVLVTGPAVRAVAAGAGRVVMLCGPRGRAAAELLPGVDEVIEHRLPWIDPSPGVVDPVDMRLLVDRLAAVGADEAVVFTSFHQSPLPLALLLRLAGVSRVSAISDDYPGSLLDVRHRVPVGVPEPERALSLAAAAGFALAPDDEPALRLRPEVLDRPDGDVPHPALAEPGYVVVHPGASVPARACPPRRCAEIVAALVAAGHRVVVTGGPDERELTALVAGDTAVDLGGRTGLAGLARVLARAGCVVVGNTGPAHLAAAVGTPVVSLFAPTVPFGQWGPWRVPTVRLGDADAPCRDTRAARCPVPDHPCLTGLDPAEVVDAVRVLTPPSPT